The following is a genomic window from Tindallia californiensis.
CGTTATCTATAGATTTTTCCGATCTCCCAAGGTCCTTCGCAATCTCTTGGTAAGATCTTCCATTTATGTATAGCATCAATACTTTCATTTCGAGTTTACTAAGAACTTCCCCTATAATATCTTCGATCGTCACTAGTTCTTCCTGAGATATCATCAATTCTTCTGGATTGGTTATTCTTTGGCCCGAAACCATCTCCATCAGTGTTCTATCAGAATCGTGTTCACATACAGGTTTATTCAGAGAAATATACGAATTGAGCGGAATATGTTTTTGACGCGTTGCCGTCTTGATCGCCGTAATCATCTGCCGGGTAATGCATAGTTCCGCAAACACCTTGAAGGAGGAAGGTTTTTCGTCACAATAGTCTCGCACAGCCTTAAAAAGCCCAATCATACCTTCCTGGACAATATCCTCCCGGTCAGCTCCAACTAAGAAATAAGACCTTGCTTTTGCTTTAACAAAGTTTTTATATCGATTCATAAGTATTTCCAAGGCTTCTAAATCGCCATTTTGAGCAGAACGAAGTACCATTTCGTCCGATAAATTATCTGCGTCAACAATGTTTATAAAGCGAGAAAAATCTTTAGTCGCACCCATGGACACCGCTCCCGACTTTCAAGTAGACGAACTTACCGATATTATATCTTACTCTTTCTGCCTTCGTCAACTAGAGCCTTCTTTTCTTCTAAACTTCTCTAACTTTTTTAGGGTTTTAATGTCCAATCTGGACGCAATATCTTCTTTTTGACTGGTTGCTATTCGAGCTTTTTCTTTGATGCTGTTTCCCGCATTGTTTAAGTCCAACTGCAATTCTCGAACGCTTATTCTCGTAGCGCCTCCACCAAGTACCATTAACTGCTCTGTCCAGTCATTCGTTACCACCATAACGTTATTTCGCTCTACTAACTCTTGAATTTTTTTTTCAATAAAGTGGTCAGCTGTCATTTTTTCTTTTGTAAAGACAACTTCTACTCCCTTGCTCCACTCGATTGTTTCTCTTGAACGAGGTGTTTTGTATGCATCAAAAACAATGATCACTTCCAGACCTCTATAGGATCTATACTCCGCCATCATATCTACTAACCGATCTCTTGCTCCCTGAAAATCTGTTTTCTGTATTTCGTGCAACTCAGCCATCGAGTTAATCACATTATATCCATCCAGAATTAATACATCCTTCACCTGGAAAGCTCCTTTTTCTTTCTATTCTGATTAAAAACTTCATATAGCAACACTCCAGCTGCAACCGACGCGTTAAGAGAACCTGTCTTACCTGCCATCGGGATTCGCAACAGATAATCGCAATGTTCTTTTACAAGTCTTGAAATTCCTTTCCCTTCACTACCTATAACCAATCCTATGGAGCCTCTTAGATCTTGATCTGATAGATCCTGGCTGCTTTCACCTACTCCCGCAGCAATCCAAAAGTTTTTCTTTTTCAAGGTTTTGATCGTTTCTGTTAAATTAACCACCTGTAAAACCGGCACATGTTCAAGCGCTCCGCTGGCTATTTTCGCAACCGTCGGCGTTACTCCTACAGCTCTGTTTTTAGGTATAATCACTGCGGATGCACCAAACACTTCAGCACTACGAATAATCGACCCAAGGTTATGCGGATCTTCAATGCCGTCCAGCAAAATAATCAATGGGTTTTCCTTTGCCTGAAGCGCTTTTTCAATCACCTCTTCAAAGTCTTGGTATCGATAGGGTTCTACTATCGCAATAACACCTTGGTGATTTCGACTTTGTGCCATTTTATCCAACTTTTCTTTTTCAACGTTTTTTACAGAAACCTTTTGATCCCTGGCAAGAGATCTGATTTCATCTAACCCTTGCCCTTTTTGTTTTGTAGCAATATAAATCTCTTTTACTTGGCGATTTCCTCGAAGTGCTTCCAAGACCGGGTTTTTACCTTCCAGTTGGTCTACCATACGCTCACGATCCTTTGCTTTTATAAGTTTTTAAAGAATACCGATACAGCCTTTGCCTGCCCACAACTCATTGCGCCTTCGCCACAAGTTCCATAAACACAGTCTGGCCCAGCCTTTTCAAAAATAGAAGGTGCTACTTTTTTCACTTGTCTCAGCATTTCAATGGCTAGGTTTTTTATTTCCCACTGCGCTCGATTACAGCAACGAATTTTGAAGAAATGGAGCAAACTTCTTGCATTCATCGTTATGACTATTTTTGTTTCACAGGCATTCGGAAGCACATACCGAGCATCTTCGATGGCTTTCTTTTCCGCTAAAGAACTAGCTTTTTTTTCAGCAAACCCTTTTGCCATCAAATCTTTTTTGTACTGGATTAATAGCCTTTCTGCTAACTGGTCATATGCTTTCTGTTGAGCATCCATCGTTTTTTCAAATAATGCCTTTGCTTCGGCATCTTGTTCAATAGCCGAGGGGATAATATAAGCAAACCCTTCCTCTCTCACGTAACGTTGGCTCTGCTGTGAATAACTGGCAATACGATGCCTTACTAGCTGATGCGTTAAGCTTCGCGAAACACCTTCCACCGAAAAAGTAAAGCTTATATGCTCTATTGGTGACTCATGCCCCATTTGTGTTAGCAATGTTACAAAATGCCTAACAGAATCTTCTTCAAGATTTTTCATTAGCTCTGTCGCACCTGAAGGTGAGTAGCAGAGCTTCGCTGCCGCCGCAACAATCCTTTCCGGGTCTGGGGTATGCGAAATCAGTTCAACGATTGGTTGCGCTTTCATTAACAGAAAAACCTCCTTCTATGCGAATATCTCTTGTGGGGAAAACCCAAAGAAGATAAGCCCTTACTTTGGCACTATACTCCCCTTTTATTTCTATTTCCTTAATATTTTCATTTTCTGGCTCAAGCACGACTATGTTTGTCAGGCCTTCATCGCTTTCTCTCTGGACATCTACGGTTCGATAGTTTAGTACTTTCATTCTATCCAATGTTGTTTGCTGCTGAAAAGGCGCCATCAGTCGTGCATACTCAGCATACTGGTTGTGGGCATGCGAACTCGAATGAAAGGGATCTATCCAAATAGATTTTGCGGATAAACCAACCAACAGAATCACCAAAGCAAGCAGCATTTTCTTTTCATTAGGTTTCATTTTGGCGCTCCCTTTCATCGGACTGATCCAGAATTGACATGCTCTTTTCCATAATTTCCACCATCCGCTCTATTCTGTTTTGATAATATAAAAAACCAATTAATGCTTCAAATCCCGTTGCATGCCTATATTCTACCATGTCCGCATTTTTAGGCGTTGATGATTTTTGATTTCTACCACGTTTCATAATCCACAGCTCTTCCTCAGATAAAAAATCTTTTATCCTTCGAGCAACTTTCGCTTGCGATCCTGCTTTTACATATTTTATGGCTTCACGATGTAATTTATTTACCGATGCAGCATGCCTTCTTACCAAATATTCTCTTACAAACAGCTCAAAAACGGCATCACCCATATAAGCAAGTGCTAACGGTGAAATCATGTTAATATCAGTCGAGTTATTGTTGCATTTATCCTCTTCACTTTTTCCTCTTAATTGAAATGTTTTCATTCTGTTTTGTTTTCACTCCTGTTTCTACTAACTCCTTTGGATTATATGATAATCCTTTTGGTTTTTCAATCCTTTCCAGCTTTTTCTAGCGTTTTTTCCATTTGACACCTTCCGGAGTATCTTCTAAAACAATCCCTTTGTTCTTAAGATCGTCTCTTATTTCGTCGGCCTTAGCATAATTTTTTTCTTTTCTTGCTTTTTCCCTCATCCTGATCATTTCCAAGATTTCGCTTTCTAGCATCACTTCTTCTGCCCGGTTTTTTTGCAGCAAGCCTAGTACATGGCACTGTTCCTGAAGAAGGCTCACTGCTTCTTCAAATACTGACCTTCCAGGTTTTTCCTTTATTAAGCTATTAATTGTTTTTACTAATTCAAAAATGACGGATATCCCATCTGCTGTATTAAAATCATCATCCATCACCTCTATATACCGCTGTCGATATTCATTGATCAGCTTAACCGTAGAATCATCAATAGAAAGATTGGTTTCCGGCAATTTATCGCTATAATACTTCCATGTATCTCTTGCATTATATAGTCTTTCCAAACCCTGCTTTGCCGCTTCCATAGACTCTTCATTAAAATTAAGGGGGCTTCTGTAATGAGCAGATAGAATGAAAAATCTCGCAACTTCCAAATCATATTTTTCACTTATTTCCCTCGGTGTAAAGAAGTTGTTTAACGACTTAGACATCTTACGATTATCCACATTTAAGTAACCTACATGTAACCAGTAATTAGCAAAGGGTTTCCCTGTAAGCGCTTCACTTTGAGCTACTTCGTTTTCATGATGCGGGAAAGTCAAGTCGCCGCCACCGCCATGTATATCAATCGTATCCCCAAGGTATTTTTTTGCCATGGCAGAACATTCAATATGCCACCCTGGCCGACCTTTTCCCCAGGGACTTTCCCAGTAAGGCTCTCCTGGCTTTGCTTTTTTCCATAAAGCAAAGTCTAGTGGATTCTTTTTGTTTTCATTTACTTCTATTCGCGCTCCTGCTTTTAATTCTTCTAAACTTTGTTTAGAAAGCCTGCCGTAATTGGGGTATGCGGATACGTCAAAATACACATCCCCATCCATTTCATAGGCAACCTTCTTGAGAATCAAGGCTTCGACAAAGGCTATTATCTCTGGTATGTTTTCCGTTACTCGCGGATGTATATCCGCCTTTTGAATCCCTAAGCTTTCCGCATCTTCAAAATAAGCCTTGATATACTTAAGACTTATTTCTTCCGGTGTCATGCTTTCTTTCGATGCCTGTTGAATGATCTTATCATCTACATCCGTAAAATTCTGTACTAAGATCACTTCATATCCTCTGTACTTAAAATAATTCCGCATGGCATCAAAGGTGATAAAGGTCCTTGCATTACCAATGTGAAAATAGTTATATACCGTTGGCCCACAAGCATACATTTTGATTTTTCCTTCTTCAATCGGATAAAAAGTTTCTTTGCTTCGCGTAAGTGTATTAAATAGCTTCATTCTTCATTCCTCCTATATCATCATTCGAAAAACCTGCATATAAAAAACCGTCTCTAAAAGTTATTCAGAGACGGTTTTAAAACCGCGGTTCCACTCTGCTTGCAAAGCTTTATGCTTCACCTGCTTCATCGGCTATAACGGGCTCTTCCCGGCTAATCTCTAACGTTCAGCTGCAGTTCAGCGAAATAACGCAGTGCTTTTCAGCAACCAGCACCTCTCTTCAGCGTTTTACTCCACCTCTAATCCGAACAGATTAATTTGTTATATACTTTTTTATACAGGAATCTTCCCCAGCCTCTTGAGGGTTTTTTCTTTTCCCAACACCTGTAAGACAAGCATCAGATCTGGTCCATGCACACTCCCAGTAACCGCAACACGCAATGGCTTGAAAAATTTAGGCCCTTTAAGCCCTACGTCCTTCTGGACAGGTTTTAGAACTTTCTTGATAGACTCTCCAGTCCATTCTTCGATATCCGATAGCGCTGCGATTAGTGGTTCTTTCAGCATTTTCAATTCTCCTGAAGCATACCATTCACTGGCTTCTCCTTCTTCCACCTGCAGTTCATCCTGGAAAAACACAGCCGCTTTTGATGGTATTTCCGATAAATGATCAATGTTTTCTCTCAGGACAGCCGTAAGATTGTTAATCCAGTCCCTTTTCTGTTCTATCTCCGATTCGCTGATAAGGTTAGCTTCTATCAAATGAGGAATAGCAATGCTCGTCACTCTCTCCAGATCAGCTTCACGAATATATTGACTGCTTAACCAGTTTAATTTCTTCACATCAAAGATTCCGCCACTTTTCGAAACTCTTTCCAAGGAAAAGCATTCCTCAAGCTCTTCTAAAGAGAATCGTTCTTTGTTTTCCGACGGACTCCAGCCTAACAAAGCAATATAGTTAACAAGTGCTTCCGGCAAATATCCTTTGCGACGAAAATCCTCTGCCGCCACGTCACCATGCCGTTTACTAAGTTTCTTCCGATCATCATTCAGTATATTAGGCAGGTGTACATGAATGGGAGCTTCCCATCCCATTACCTGATATAAATAAATATGTTTCGGTGTAGAAGATAACCATTCTTCGCCTCGGATAACGTGAGTTATTTCCATCAAGTGATCATCTACAACTACAGCAAAATGGTAGGTTGGATAACCATCAGATTTCATTAGTACCTGATCATCCATATCATCTGTATTCATCGAAACATTTCCGCGAATCAGATCATGAAAACCTATTTCTGTGCTTTTAGGCAACTTAAGTCTAACTACATACGGGTCACCATTACTTATCCTCTCAGCCACGTCTGTTTCTGCCAGTTCTCGACAATAGCCATCATATCGAGGAGTTCCTTTTTTCTTCTTTTCTTCTTCTCTTACAGCATCCAGTCTTTCCTTTGAACAAAAACAAGGATAGGCATGACCAGATTCCAGTAATGTTTTCAGATGTTTTTGATATATCGAAAGTCTTTGTGACTGAATATAAGGGCCTTTACTTCCTCTTTCTGCCACTTGTCCCTTTTCTAAAACCACACCTTCGTCATGAAAAATACCAGCCCATTCCAAGGATGTTAACATATTCTCTAAAGCACCTTCAACATACCGTTCCTGATCCGTATCTTCGATCCGCAACAAATAGGTTCCTTGATTAGCCTTTGCAAATAAGTAGTTATACAAGGCTGTTCTAAGCCCACCTATATGAACAAAACCTGTAGGACTTGGGGCAAACCTTACTCTGACACTCAACGACTTCACTCCTCTTTCTCCAATAACGCATTTTAATCCTGTTTATCTATCGCCTCATCTATTAATAGGCTTTTGCGTAGTATACCATTTTATCGGCTTTTTCGCCACAGAAAGGACATGTTTCTCCTAGTTTTTCTTGCTCAAAAGGAATACAACGAATGGTTGCACCGGTTTCTTCTTTTACTTTCAATTCACAGGACTCTTCACCACACCACATAGTTTTAACAAAACCAGGTTTTTCCTTCATGATGTTTTTGAACATCTCAGCATCCGTCGCCACATGAGTGTTCTGCTCACGCATAGCTTTGGCTTTTTCAAACAGATTCTTTTGAATATCTTTCATCAAGCTACTGACCGTATCTTTTAACTGGTCTAACGGACAAACCTGTTTTTCTAAAGTGTCTCGTCGAAAAACAACGGCTTGCTGATTTTCTAAGTCTCTTGGACCTATTTCAATTCGAACCGGAACGCCTTTCATTTCCCATTCATTAAACTTCCAGCCCGGTGAGTATTGGTCCCTGTCATCTATCTCTGTCCGGAAATCATATCGTAATTCTTCATAGATTTTTTCAGCAGCTTCACTCACTCCCTCTTTATGAGAAGCAACGGGAACAATAACAGCCTGAGTAGGAGCAATTCCAGGAGGCAAGGCTAATCCACGGTTGTCACCATGCACCATGATAATACCTCCAATTAACCTTGTGGATACTCCCCAAGACGTATGATAAGGGTTTTTCAGTGTCCCATCTCGATCTAAGAAGGATATATCAAAGGCTTTTGTAAAATGCTGCCCCAGATTGTGAGAAGTTCCAGCCTGAAGTGCTTTTCCATCATGCATTAATGCTTCCATGGTATAGGTTGCATAGGCGCCTGCAAATTTCTCTCTTTCTGTCTTTTGACCGGTAATGACAGGGATTGCCAACAACTCTTCGGCTGTTTCTTTGTATATCCCTAGCATCTGTAACGTTTCTTCCTGAGCTTCATCATAGGTTTCATGAAGCGTATGACCCTCTTGCCACAAAAATTCACTAGTTCTTAAGAAAGGCCTGGTGCTTTTTTCCCATCGAACCACGCTGCACCACTGATTGTATAAAAATGGCAAATCGCGGTATGAGTCTAACCACTTTGAGTACATAGAACAAATAATGGTCTCAGAAGTTGGTCGAACACAAAGTCTCTCTGCTAATTCCTCATTCCCACCATGGGTTACCCACGCTACTTCCGGGGCAAAACCTTCCACATGCTCCGCTTCCTTTTGCAGTAAACTCTCAGGAATTAAGAGTGGAAAATAACAGTTTTTATGGCCAGTATCTTTAAATCGTTTATCCATAAATTGCTGAATATTTTCCCAAATGGCATAGCCATAAGGTTTTATAACCATAAACCCTTTAACCGGCGAATAATCTACCATATCCGTTTTCTTGATTACATCTGTATACCATTGAGCAAAATCAACTTCCATAGGGGTTATTTCTTCAACGAATTGTTTTTCTTTTTTTCCCATATTTTTCCGTCTCCTCCCAACATTAATTTATGTAAATCTCCCTGCAACCCTTTTGTTAAATTAATCACCATTCCGTCTTTCATTATACGCTATGCTTATCAGGTAATACAATCCTAATTAATAGATAATTTCAGAACTCTTAACAAAGCACTAATCTTCTCTCTTTGTCATTAATAAAACCACCACTTGAGCCGCTATGCCTTCTTCTCGACCAACGAACCCCAGTTTTTCTGTCGTAGTCGCCTTTACATTTACAGCAGTGTTTGAAATATTCAAGGCTTGTGCAATGGAATCTTTCATTTCAGCTATATAGGGAGCCAGTTTAGGTTGCTGAGCCATGATGACAATGTCCATATTCGACACTTCCAAAGCGTCCCGAGATATAAAGGAATGTACGTTTTTCAACAGTTTCATACTGTCAGCATTTTTATAGACCGGATCGTCATCCGGAAAGTGGGTTCCTATATCCCCCAAACCTGCTGCGCCGAGCAACGCATCCATAATAGCGTGTATGACAACATCTGCATCCGAGTGTCCATCCAACCCTTGGTGATAAGGTATCGTAAGCCCTCCTAAAACTAGTTTTCGATCTGCCGCAAAAGCGTGCACATCAAAACCGATGCCTATTTTCATCTTCTCCGCTCCTTTGCTCCAAGATATATGCCGCAAATTTCAAGTCTTCTGATGTAGTCATTTTACTATTGACGTGTTTTCCACAAACCGTATGAACAGAGTATCCTGCATATTCCAATACACTGGCATCATCTGTAGCCTCTTTATCTTTCGGAAAGCGTTGATAGGCATTCTTTAGCCATTCAGCACAAAATATTTGAGGCGTCTGAGCAAGCATAAGCTCCGACCGAGGTAATGTGCCAACAACCTCACCTTTCCCCTTTATCTTTTTCACTGTATCTGTCATTCGACTTGCCAGTATTGCTCCACCTGTCTCCAACGCTTTATCAAATACCCGCTCAATATCCTCTTGATGGATCAGAGGCCTCGCACCGTCATGGATAGCAATATAATCTACTTTCCCTTCCACTGCTTCTAAACCTTTTCTAACCGAGTCAATCCGTTCACTTCCACCCGCAACAATTTTTGTCGCTTTGTGAAATTGATATCTTTCAACAATGTTAATTCGACAATACTCCGCATCTTTCTCCGGTACTACTAGTATCATTTGGTGCACCCTGGGTGATTCATTAAAAGGCTGTATCGAATGAGCCAAAACTGGTTTTTTATGCACCATTAAAAACTGTTTCGGCACTGGGCTATTCATCCGCTTTCCACCACCGCCTGCAACAATAATAACCGCAATTTTATTTTGATTATTCAAGGACTCTAACACCTCATTGTTTAATCTTCTTGTTGTTTGGGTTTTGCAAAAATCATCCTTCCAGCTGCCGTTTGAAGCACACTGGTAACCAACACCTCTATTTCACGTCCAATAAACTTTCGTCCCCCTTCAACAACAATCATGGTTCCATCATCCAGATAAGCTAATCCCTGACCGGCTTCTTTGCCATCTTTTATCACGTCAATATGCATTTCTTCTCCTGGCAAAACTACCGGTTTCACTGCATTTGCCAATTCATTAATATTCAATACTTTCACACCCTGCAATCCAGCAACTTTATTTAAGTTATAATCATTCGTAACTACGGTTCCGTTAATTAACTGCGCCAGTTTCAGAAGTTTAACATCCACTTCTTGAATATCCGGAAAATCCTGATCCACAATCTTAACTTCAATATCCAGTTCCTTTTGAATAATGTTCAGAATATCCAGCCCTCTTCTTCCCCTGTTTCGTTTTAAAGAGGCAGAGGAGTCAGCAATGTGGCGTAACTCTTCTAAGATAAATTCCGGAATAATCAACGGTCCTTCAACAAAACCCGTTCGACAGATATCCGCAATTCTGCCATCAATAATAACACTGGTGTCCAGTATTTTAGGAACCCCTTTAACCACTGGAGTTTCGGGTGTAGGTGCTGCATCCGCATCTCCCTTTAATAGATTCTTTTTTAGAAAGTTCCCAAAACTTATATATTCTCCTGCTTTTACCGCAAGGTTTACTCCTAAGTAGCCCATAAAAATATAGACAACAATCGAAATAATCGTACTGATAAAAGGAACTGGTATGTCTGAAATAATTTGACTGATGAGGTATGCAATAATCAGTCCGGCTATTAGTCCTCCCGAACCTATCACCAAACGATCTACAGGAATGCCTGAAAGTTCTCCCACAATAAAGTTCGCTAAGTTTCTACCCATGTTAATAAGCCATGGTGAAGCCACAAAAAACAATGCGCCACTTAAAAGTGTGGCTGTTATAAGTCCAAAAGAAAACAGCAACCATCCTTCGACATTCAGTAATTGACCGGTTCTGGTAACAAAAATAAAAACGGCCATTCCTGTGAAAGCACCTAAAAATGCAATAATCCATTTTAGTACACGACTCATATTTTCACCCCCCTTTTCCTGCAAGTTGTTTTATGCACAAAAAAACTCCTCGAAAGATATCAACTAGTATATCAGATTAGCAAGAGCATGAGGAGCTTTTTAAGCCGAATTTTTATAATTGATTCTGTAGAAGCATCTATTGGAAAGAATTGTCTTTATTTTATTACTTGTTCAATCATATCCATCGCTTGAGTTTCATCCATATTTCCTGCCAGGATAATTTCACTGATAAGAATTTGCCGTGCGTTATTCAAAATCTTCCGTTCTCCTGTAGATAAGGATTTTTCTCGATCTCGCAAAACCAGATTTCTTACAACTTCCGCTACTTCATAAATATCTCCACTTTTAATGCGATCCATATTTGCTCGGTAACGATGATTCCAGTTCTGAGGCATTTTCGTTACATCCGCAGAAAGAATAGCAAACACATGCCCTACTTCTTCAACACTTATGATCGGTCTGACGCCAATTTGTTCTACTTTTTCCATCGGAATCATAACTTGCATATCGTTAAGTGGCATTCTCATCACATAATAACGCTTCAGTTCTCCCAGGATTTTCCTTTCTTCGATTGCTTCGATAACGCCTGCACCATGTACTGGATAAGCGATCTTATCCCCGATATTATACATATTTAGCCCTCCAGATCCTGCATTAAACGGCAGTTTGATATTTAAAGTATACATTAGTGCCAGACAACTGTCAACAAAGCATAAACAAATGACAATATCACAGCCCTGTGATATTGTCAATATTTTCATTGCGATATCTTTAATGCCCTTCTTTTTTTGTCAAGCCTTTGGCCCAAACACTTTCTTCACCACGTCAAT
Proteins encoded in this region:
- the cysS gene encoding cysteine--tRNA ligase, translating into MKLFNTLTRSKETFYPIEEGKIKMYACGPTVYNYFHIGNARTFITFDAMRNYFKYRGYEVILVQNFTDVDDKIIQQASKESMTPEEISLKYIKAYFEDAESLGIQKADIHPRVTENIPEIIAFVEALILKKVAYEMDGDVYFDVSAYPNYGRLSKQSLEELKAGARIEVNENKKNPLDFALWKKAKPGEPYWESPWGKGRPGWHIECSAMAKKYLGDTIDIHGGGGDLTFPHHENEVAQSEALTGKPFANYWLHVGYLNVDNRKMSKSLNNFFTPREISEKYDLEVARFFILSAHYRSPLNFNEESMEAAKQGLERLYNARDTWKYYSDKLPETNLSIDDSTVKLINEYRQRYIEVMDDDFNTADGISVIFELVKTINSLIKEKPGRSVFEEAVSLLQEQCHVLGLLQKNRAEEVMLESEILEMIRMREKARKEKNYAKADEIRDDLKNKGIVLEDTPEGVKWKKR
- a CDS encoding PIN/TRAM domain-containing protein, yielding MSRVLKWIIAFLGAFTGMAVFIFVTRTGQLLNVEGWLLFSFGLITATLLSGALFFVASPWLINMGRNLANFIVGELSGIPVDRLVIGSGGLIAGLIIAYLISQIISDIPVPFISTIISIVVYIFMGYLGVNLAVKAGEYISFGNFLKKNLLKGDADAAPTPETPVVKGVPKILDTSVIIDGRIADICRTGFVEGPLIIPEFILEELRHIADSSASLKRNRGRRGLDILNIIQKELDIEVKIVDQDFPDIQEVDVKLLKLAQLINGTVVTNDYNLNKVAGLQGVKVLNINELANAVKPVVLPGEEMHIDVIKDGKEAGQGLAYLDDGTMIVVEGGRKFIGREIEVLVTSVLQTAAGRMIFAKPKQQED
- a CDS encoding CarD family transcriptional regulator — its product is MYNIGDKIAYPVHGAGVIEAIEERKILGELKRYYVMRMPLNDMQVMIPMEKVEQIGVRPIISVEEVGHVFAILSADVTKMPQNWNHRYRANMDRIKSGDIYEVAEVVRNLVLRDREKSLSTGERKILNNARQILISEIILAGNMDETQAMDMIEQVIK
- a CDS encoding NYN domain-containing protein; the protein is MKDVLILDGYNVINSMAELHEIQKTDFQGARDRLVDMMAEYRSYRGLEVIIVFDAYKTPRSRETIEWSKGVEVVFTKEKMTADHFIEKKIQELVERNNVMVVTNDWTEQLMVLGGGATRISVRELQLDLNNAGNSIKEKARIATSQKEDIASRLDIKTLKKLEKFRRKEGSS
- the thyX gene encoding FAD-dependent thymidylate synthase; amino-acid sequence: MKAQPIVELISHTPDPERIVAAAAKLCYSPSGATELMKNLEEDSVRHFVTLLTQMGHESPIEHISFTFSVEGVSRSLTHQLVRHRIASYSQQSQRYVREEGFAYIIPSAIEQDAEAKALFEKTMDAQQKAYDQLAERLLIQYKKDLMAKGFAEKKASSLAEKKAIEDARYVLPNACETKIVITMNARSLLHFFKIRCCNRAQWEIKNLAIEMLRQVKKVAPSIFEKAGPDCVYGTCGEGAMSCGQAKAVSVFFKNL
- the rlmB gene encoding 23S rRNA (guanosine(2251)-2'-O)-methyltransferase RlmB, coding for MVDQLEGKNPVLEALRGNRQVKEIYIATKQKGQGLDEIRSLARDQKVSVKNVEKEKLDKMAQSRNHQGVIAIVEPYRYQDFEEVIEKALQAKENPLIILLDGIEDPHNLGSIIRSAEVFGASAVIIPKNRAVGVTPTVAKIASGALEHVPVLQVVNLTETIKTLKKKNFWIAAGVGESSQDLSDQDLRGSIGLVIGSEGKGISRLVKEHCDYLLRIPMAGKTGSLNASVAAGVLLYEVFNQNRKKKELSR
- the ispF gene encoding 2-C-methyl-D-erythritol 2,4-cyclodiphosphate synthase, whose amino-acid sequence is MKIGIGFDVHAFAADRKLVLGGLTIPYHQGLDGHSDADVVIHAIMDALLGAAGLGDIGTHFPDDDPVYKNADSMKLLKNVHSFISRDALEVSNMDIVIMAQQPKLAPYIAEMKDSIAQALNISNTAVNVKATTTEKLGFVGREEGIAAQVVVLLMTKRED
- the proS gene encoding proline--tRNA ligase; the encoded protein is MGKKEKQFVEEITPMEVDFAQWYTDVIKKTDMVDYSPVKGFMVIKPYGYAIWENIQQFMDKRFKDTGHKNCYFPLLIPESLLQKEAEHVEGFAPEVAWVTHGGNEELAERLCVRPTSETIICSMYSKWLDSYRDLPFLYNQWCSVVRWEKSTRPFLRTSEFLWQEGHTLHETYDEAQEETLQMLGIYKETAEELLAIPVITGQKTEREKFAGAYATYTMEALMHDGKALQAGTSHNLGQHFTKAFDISFLDRDGTLKNPYHTSWGVSTRLIGGIIMVHGDNRGLALPPGIAPTQAVIVPVASHKEGVSEAAEKIYEELRYDFRTEIDDRDQYSPGWKFNEWEMKGVPVRIEIGPRDLENQQAVVFRRDTLEKQVCPLDQLKDTVSSLMKDIQKNLFEKAKAMREQNTHVATDAEMFKNIMKEKPGFVKTMWCGEESCELKVKEETGATIRCIPFEQEKLGETCPFCGEKADKMVYYAKAY
- a CDS encoding Mini-ribonuclease 3; amino-acid sequence: MKTFQLRGKSEEDKCNNNSTDINMISPLALAYMGDAVFELFVREYLVRRHAASVNKLHREAIKYVKAGSQAKVARRIKDFLSEEELWIMKRGRNQKSSTPKNADMVEYRHATGFEALIGFLYYQNRIERMVEIMEKSMSILDQSDERERQNET
- the sigH gene encoding RNA polymerase sporulation sigma factor SigH — translated: MGATKDFSRFINIVDADNLSDEMVLRSAQNGDLEALEILMNRYKNFVKAKARSYFLVGADREDIVQEGMIGLFKAVRDYCDEKPSSFKVFAELCITRQMITAIKTATRQKHIPLNSYISLNKPVCEHDSDRTLMEMVSGQRITNPEELMISQEELVTIEDIIGEVLSKLEMKVLMLYINGRSYQEIAKDLGRSEKSIDNALQRVKRKLEKYLETKREQDGY
- the gltX gene encoding glutamate--tRNA ligase gives rise to the protein MSVRVRFAPSPTGFVHIGGLRTALYNYLFAKANQGTYLLRIEDTDQERYVEGALENMLTSLEWAGIFHDEGVVLEKGQVAERGSKGPYIQSQRLSIYQKHLKTLLESGHAYPCFCSKERLDAVREEEKKKKGTPRYDGYCRELAETDVAERISNGDPYVVRLKLPKSTEIGFHDLIRGNVSMNTDDMDDQVLMKSDGYPTYHFAVVVDDHLMEITHVIRGEEWLSSTPKHIYLYQVMGWEAPIHVHLPNILNDDRKKLSKRHGDVAAEDFRRKGYLPEALVNYIALLGWSPSENKERFSLEELEECFSLERVSKSGGIFDVKKLNWLSSQYIREADLERVTSIAIPHLIEANLISESEIEQKRDWINNLTAVLRENIDHLSEIPSKAAVFFQDELQVEEGEASEWYASGELKMLKEPLIAALSDIEEWTGESIKKVLKPVQKDVGLKGPKFFKPLRVAVTGSVHGPDLMLVLQVLGKEKTLKRLGKIPV
- the ispD gene encoding 2-C-methyl-D-erythritol 4-phosphate cytidylyltransferase: MNNQNKIAVIIVAGGGGKRMNSPVPKQFLMVHKKPVLAHSIQPFNESPRVHQMILVVPEKDAEYCRINIVERYQFHKATKIVAGGSERIDSVRKGLEAVEGKVDYIAIHDGARPLIHQEDIERVFDKALETGGAILASRMTDTVKKIKGKGEVVGTLPRSELMLAQTPQIFCAEWLKNAYQRFPKDKEATDDASVLEYAGYSVHTVCGKHVNSKMTTSEDLKFAAYILEQRSGEDENRHRF